The following coding sequences lie in one Chionomys nivalis chromosome 8, mChiNiv1.1, whole genome shotgun sequence genomic window:
- the Atg2a gene encoding autophagy-related protein 2 homolog A isoform X1, with protein MSRWLWPWSNCVKERVCRYLLQHYLGHFFQEHLSLDQLSLDLYKGSVALRDIHLETWSVNEVLRSMESPLELVEGFVSSIEVAVPWSALLTDHCTVCVSGLQLILQPRQGPGPGTADSQTWASCMTTSLQLAQECLREGLPEPSEPPQPLEGLEMFAQTIETVLRRIKVTFLDTVVRVEHSVGDVERGVAVEVRVQRLEYCDEAVRDPSQALPVDVHQPPAFLHKLLQLTGVRLHFEELPSQLDPPKPPLQIGSCTGYMELIVKLKQNEAFPGPKLEVSGQLGSLHLLLTPCQLQQLQELLSAINLADPGGLTDKLNKSRPLGAEDLWLIEQDLNQQLQAGAVAESLSLHPVNNPLSLDSTDLFFSMAGLTSSVTSAVSELSMYSVDLGSSVHSNMAFHQPSTPAHSGGKPTPTPTLLADTMRPDSLLKMTLGGVTLTLLQTAAPSSGPPDLNTHFFAEFDAAKDGPFGSRDFHHLRPRFQRACPCSHIRLTGTAVQLSWELRAGSHGRRTSSTDVHFGQLEVLECLWPRATSEPEYTEILSFPSQLDSRASSRPCAHLRHTQTLRRVLKSRSRRSVACHCHSELSLDLADFQADVELGSLDRLAALLRQTTTPPEPPAGLLTEPPQATEQQTVFRLSAPRATLRLRFPIPDLRPERDPWAGQSVRAEQLRLELSEPQFCSELNSGPGPPAPTRLELTCSDLQGIYEDGEKPPVPCLRVSKALDPRSTGAKYFLPQVVVTLNPQTSGIHWETASEKGRDLELSTESPCELRQPEPSPFSSKRTMYETEEMVIPGDPEEMRTFQSRTLAMSRCTLDVIMPCAHIFLPSKEVYESIYNRINNDLLMWEPADLLPTAATAARPPGSVGFKMCKSAFKLDSDSDEEDTQFFSMASGAPQTPAPESSHRQAQSTFSTLVTVLKGRITALCDAKDETGKRLDVTHGELVLDVEQGTIFSVTQYRGQPGLGYFCLEAEKATLYHRAAIEDYLLPTHLEVPSFTPPAQLAPTIYPSEEGVTERGALGRKGQGPPMLSAAVRIHLDPHKNVKEFLVTIRLHKATLRHYMAPPEQSWHSQLLDFLDVLDDPVLGYMPPTVITVLHTHLFSCAVDYRPLYLPVRVLITAETFTLSSNIVMDTSTFLLRFILDDSALYLSDKCEVETLDLRRDYVCVLDIDLLELVIKTWKGSTEGRLSQPLFELRCSNNVVHVHSCADSCALLVNLLQYVTSSGDLHPPPRPPSPTEIAGQKVQLSESPASLPSCPPVETALINQRDLTDALLDTERRSLQELAQSSGGPLPQASPVSVYLFPGERSGAQAPSSPPGGTSQTVESCYKTKEHDREEEGDGDTLDSDEFCILDAPGLGIAPRDGEPIVTQLHPGPIVVQDGHFSQPLGSTDLLRAPAHFPVPSSRVVLREVSFIWHLYGGRDFGLHPAYRARVGFTGPRVSPSRSSGPNRPQNSWRTQGGVGRQHQVLMEIQLSKVSFQHEVYPEEPAPGGNPGQELEERPLSRQVLIVQELEIRDRLATSKINKFLHLHTSERLPRRTHSNMLTIKALHVAPTSSLGGPECCLRVSMMPLRLNVDQDALFFLKDFFTSLAAGINPMVPGDTSAEAHRETHSRPSSPQEGQSEGTETTSSPQEAPGSGHSSSDPQPIYFREFRFTSEVPICLDYHGKHVTVDQVGTFTGLLIGLAQLNCSELKLKRLCCRHGLLGVDKVLGYALNEWLQDIRKNQLPGLLGGVGPMHSVVQLFQGFRDLLWLPIEQYRKDGRLIRGLQRGAASFGSSTASAALELSNRLVQAIQATAETVYDILSPASPISRSLQDKRSSRKLRRGQQPADLREGMAKAYDAVREGILDTAQTICDVASRGHEQKGLTGAVGGVIRQLPPTVVKPIILATEATSNVLGGMRNQILPDAHKDHALKWRLEETQD; from the exons ATGTCACGATGGCTGTGGCCATGGTCGAACTGTGTGAAAGAGCGTGTCTGCCGCTACCTGCTACAGCACTACTTGGGTCACTTCTTTCAGGAGCACCTCAGCCTAGACCAGCTCAGCCTGGATCTCTACAAGGGCAGCGTTGCCCTGCGGGATATTCACCTGGAGACCTGG TCTGTTAACGAGGTTCTGAGATCGATGGAGTCGCCGCTGGAACTGGTGGAAGGTTTCGTGAGTTCCATTGAGGTGGCTGTCCCTTGGTCTGCACTCCTCACTGACcactgcactgtgtgtgtgtcaggccTCCAGCTTATCTTGCAACCCCGCCAGGGACCAG GACCAGGGACTGCAGACTCTCAGACCTGGGCCTCCTGCATGACCACAAGCCTGCAGTTGGCCCAGGAATGCCTGCGTGAAGGGCTGCCTGAACCCTCAGAACCACCACAGCCCCTGGAGGGACTGGAAATGTTTGCACAGACCATTGAGACTG TGCTTCGGAGGATCAAGGTGACCTTTCTGGACACTGTGGTGAGGGTGGAGCATTCAGTGGGCGATGTGGAGCGTGGCGTGGCTGTGGAGGTCCGGGTGCAGAG ACTGGAGTACTGTGATGAGGCAGTGCGGGACCCGAGCCAGGCTCTCCCTGTGGACGTGCACCAGCCTCCTGCCTTCCTGCACAAGCTCCTGCAGCTGACAGGGGTCCGCCTGCACTTTGAGGAGCTGCCCTCCCAGCTGGACCCGCCAAAGCCCCCTTTGCAGATTGGTAGCTGCACAGGGTATATGGAGCTGATAGTGAAGCTGAAGCAGAACGAGGCCTTCCCAGGCCCCAAG ttggagGTATCAGGACAGCTGGGCTCCCTGCACCTGCTATTGACCCCATGCCAGCTCCAGCAGCTTCAAGAACTGCTCAGTGCCATCAACCTTGCAG ACCCAGGAGGCCTGACTGACAAGCTAAACAAGAGCCGCCCACTGGGTGCTGAAGACCTGTGGCTCATTGAGCAGGATCTGAACCAGCAGCTGCAGGCGGGCGCTGTGGCGGAGTCCCTCAGCCTACACCCCGTCAACAACCCCCTGAGTTTGGACAGCACTG ACCTCTTCTTCTCCATGGCTGGCCTCACGAGCAGTGTGACTTCGGCTGTCTCTGAGCTCTCCATGTACAGCGTAGACCTGGGCTCCTCTGTTCACAGTAACATGGCCTTCCACCAGCCCTCTACCCCAGCCCACTCAGGTG GCAAGCCAACCCCGACTCCAACTCTTCTTGCGGACACCATGCGCCCTGACTCGCTGCTGAAGATGACCCTGGGAGGCGTGACCCTGACCTTGCTTCAGACAGCCGCCCCGTCTTCAGGACCACCGGACCTCAACACTCACTTTTTTGCTGAGTTTGATGCTGCCAAAGATGGCCCCTTCGGCTCCCGAGACTTCCACCACCTCCGGCCACGCTTCCAAAGGGCCTGCCCTTGCAGTCACATCCG ACTAACAGGCACAGCTGTGCAGCTGtcctgggagctgcgggctggcagCCATGGTCGGAGGACAAGCAGCACTGATGTGCACTTTGGGCAGCTGGAGGTGCTAGAGTGCCTGTGGCCCAGAGCCACCTCAGAGCCAGAGTACACAGAG ATCCTGAGCTTCCCCAGTCAGTTGGACTCCCGAGCCTCCTCTCGACCCTGTGCCCACCTGCGTCACACACAGACCCTGCGCCGGGTGCTCAAG AGCCGGTCCCGGCGTTCTGTTGCCTGCCATTGCCACTCAGAGCTGTCACTGGACCTAGCCGACTTCCAAGCTGATGTGGAGCTGGGGTCCCTGGACCGACTTGCTGCCTTGCTAcgtcaaaccaccacaccccctGAGCCACCCGCTGGCCTACTA ACAGAGCCCCCACAGGCCACTGAGCAGCAGACAGTGTTTCGACTCTCTGCACCCCGGGCCACCCTGAGGCTACGCTTCCCCATCCCAGACCTACGGCCTGAGCGGGATCCCTGGGCCGGCCAGTCCGTGCGGGCTGAGCAGTTGCGATTGGAGCTGAGTGAGCCCCAGTTCTGCTCAGAACTCAACAGTGGGCCTGGCCCCCCAGCTCCCACCCGCCTGGAACTGACCTGCTCAGACCTGCAAG GAATCTACGAAGATGGAGAAAAGCCACCTGTCCCCTGCCTGCGAGTCTCCAAAGCTCTGGACCCCAGGAGTACTGGAGCCAAGTACTTCTTACCTCA GGTAGTGGTGACCCTGAACCCCCAGACCAGTGGCATACACTGGGAGACAGCCTCTGAGAAAGGCCGGGACCTAGAGCTGTCAACCGAGAGTCCGTGTGAGCTCCGGCAGCCTGAGCCCTCGCCCTTCTCCTCCAAGAGGACCATGTACGAAACCGAGGAG ATGGTGATCCCTGGAGATCCCGAGGAGATGAGGACATTCCAGAGCCGGACGTTGGCTATGTCTCGCTGTACCCTGGATGTGATCATGCCCTGTGCCCACATCTTCCTGCCCAGCAAGGAGGTCTACGAAAGCATCTACAACAG GATCAACAATGACCTGCTCATGTGGGAGCCTGCAGACCTGCTGCCCACGGCCGCCACTGCTGCTCGGCCACCTGGCTCGGTGGGCTTCAAGATGTGCAAGTCGGCCTTCAAGCTGG ACTCAGACTCGGATGAAGAGGACACCCAGTTCTTCTCGATGGCATCAGGTGCCCCCCAGACTCCTGCCCCCGAGTCTTCCCATCGTCAGGCCCAGAGTACCTTCTCCACACTGGTGACAGTGCTGAAGGGCCGGATCACTGCACTCTGTGACGCTAAG GACGAGACGGGGAAGCGGCTGGATGTCACTCACGGGGAACTGGTGCTAGACGTGGAGCAGGGCACCATCTTCAGTGTCACCCAGTACCGTGGCCAACCAGGGCTTGGCTACTTCTGCCTGGAAGCTGAAAAGGCAACGCTCTACCATCGAG CGGCCATTGAGGACTACCTGCTGCCCACTCACCTGGAAGTCCCCAGCTTTACTCCTCCGGCTCAGCTGGCTCCCACCATCTACCCATCAGAGGAAGGGGTGACTGAGCGGGGAGCCTTGGGCCGCAAGGGTCAGGGCCCCCCCATGCTGTCTGCAGCTGTCCGAATCCACCTGGACCCCCACAAGAACGTCAAG GAGTTTTTGGTGACAATAAGGCTGCACAAAGCCACTCTGCGCCACTACATGGCTCCACCTGAGCAGAGCTGGCACTCCCAG CTGTTGGACTTCTTGGATGTACTGGATGATCCTGTGCTGGGCTACATGCCCCCAACGGTCATCACTGTTCTGCACACACACCTATTCTCCTGTGCTGTGGACTACAG GCCTCTCTACCTCCCTGTGCGAGTCCTCATCACCGCTGAGACCTTCACCCTCTCCAGCAACATTGTCATGGACACCTCTACCTTCCTGCTCAG GTTCATCCTTGACGACTCCGCTTTGTACCTATCCGACAAGTGTGAGGTGGAGACCCTGGATCTGCGGCGAG ATTACGTCTGTGTCCTGGATATTGACCTCCTAGAGCTTGTAATCAAGACCTGGAAGGGGAGCACCGAGGGCAGGCTG AGCCAGCCACTGTTTGAGCTGCGCTGCTCCAACAATGTGGTGCACGTGCACAGCTGTGCCGACTCCTGTGCCCTGCTGGTCAACCTGCTCCAGTACGTAACCAGCTCCGGTGACCTGCACCCCCCACCCCGGCCCCCCAGCCCCACGGAGATCGCCGGCCAGAAGGTACAG CTCTCAGAGAGCCCTGCCTCCCTGCCCTCGTGCCCTCCCGTGGAGACAGCCCTCATCAACCAGCGAGACCTGACTGATGCCCTTCTGGATACTGAGCGACGCAGCCTGCAGGAGCTGGCCCAGTCATCAG GTGGCCCCCTTCCTCAGGCCTCTCCTGTCTCCGTCTATCTGTTCCCCGGTGAACGGAGTGGGGCCCAGGCCCCTTCGTCTCCTCCTGGGGGCACTTCTCAGACTGTGGAGTCCTGTTATAAGACAAAGGAGCAtgacagagaagaggaaggggatggGGACACCCTGGACAGTGATGAGTTCTGCATCCTTGACGCCCCTGGCCTTGGCATCGCG CCCCGAGATGGAGAGCCCATTGTGACGCAGCTGCACCCGGGCCCCATCGTTGTGCAGGATGGACACTTTTCCCAGCCACTAGGAAGCACGGACCTCCTGCGGGCACCTGCCCACTTTCCAGTGCCTAGCAGCCGTGTGGTCCTCCGGGAGGTCTCCTTCATCTGGCACCTCTATGGGGGTAGAGACTTTGGCCTTCACCCCGCTTACAG AGCAAGAGTTGGCTTCACAGGCCCCAGGGTCTCTCCTTCCCGCTCCTCTGGTCCCAACCGGCCCCAGAACTCCTGGCGGACCCAAGGTGGTGTCGGACGGCAGCATCAGGTCCTCATGGAGATTCAGCTCAGCAAA GTGAGCTTCCAACATGAAGTATACCCAGAAGAGCCAGCCCCAGGGGGGAACCCTGGCCAGGAGCTGGAAGAGCGGCCATTGTCCCGCCAGGTGCTCATTGTTCAAGAGCTGGAGATCAGAGACCGACTGGCCACCTCTAAGATCAACAAGTTCCTTCATTTGCACACGAGTGAACGGCTGCCTAGGCGCACACATTCTAACATG CTTACCATCAAGGCACTGCATGTGGCTCCCACCAGCAGCCTGGGAGGGCCAGAGTGTTGTCTTCGGGTCTCCATGATGCCTCTAAGGCTCAATGTAGACCAG GATGCCCTCTTCTTCCTCAAGGACTTTTTCACCAGTCTAGCAGCTGGCATCAACCCCATGGTCCCAGGGGACACTTCAGCTGAGG CTCACCGAGAAACCCACAGCCGGCCCAGCAGCCCCCAGGAAGGACAGTCTGAGGGCACAGAGACAACAAGCAGCCCCCAGGAGGCTCCAGGCAGTGGCCACAGCTCCTCTGACCCACAACCCATCTACTTCAG gGAGTTCCGCTTCACATCCGAGGTGCCCATCTGCCTGGATTACCACGGCAAGCATGTCACCGTGGACCAAGTG GGCACTTTCACAGGGCTCCTCATCGGCCTGGCCCAGCTCAACTGCTCCGAGCTGAAGCTCAAGCGGCTCTGCTGCCGGCATGG TCTCCTGGGTGTGGACAAGGTGCTGGGCTATGCCCTCaatgaatggctgcaggacaTCCGCAAGAATCAGCTGCCTGGCCTGCTGGGAGGTGTGGGCCCCATGCACTCAGTTGTGCAGCTCT TCCAAGGGTTCCGGGATCTCCTGTGGCTCCCCATTGAACAGTACAGAAAAGATGGGCGCCTCATTCGGGGGCTGCAGCGTGGGGCTGCCTCCTTTGGGTCATCCACAGCCTCTGCTGCTCTGGAACTGAGCAACCGGCTGGTCCAGGCCATCCAG GCTACAGCTGAGACAGTATATGACATCCTGTCCCCGGCATCCCCCATCTCCCGCTCCCTACAAGACAAGCGTTCTTCACGGAAACTGCGCAGAGGTCAACAACCTGCTGACCTCCGGGAGGGCATGGCCAAGGCTTATGACGCTGTCCGAGAG ggcaTCCTGGATACGGCCCAGACCATCTGTGATGTGGCATCAAGGGGCCATGAGCAGAAGGGACTGACGGGTGCCGTTGGGGGTGTGATCCGACAGCTGCCCCCAACAGTGGTAAAACCAATAATCCTAGCAACAGAAGCTACATCCAACGTGCTTGGGGGCATGCGGAACCAGATCCTGCCGGATGCCCACAAGGACCACGCTCTCAAGTGGCGCTTGGAGGAGACCCAGGACTGA
- the Atg2a gene encoding autophagy-related protein 2 homolog A isoform X3, with product MSRWLWPWSNCVKERVCRYLLQHYLGHFFQEHLSLDQLSLDLYKGSVALRDIHLETWSVNEVLRSMESPLELVEGFVSSIEVAVPWSALLTDHCTVCVSGLQLILQPRQGPGPGTADSQTWASCMTTSLQLAQECLREGLPEPSEPPQPLEGLEMFAQTIETVLRRIKVTFLDTVVRVEHSVGDVERGVAVEVRVQRLEYCDEAVRDPSQALPVDVHQPPAFLHKLLQLTGVRLHFEELPSQLDPPKPPLQIGSCTGYMELIVKLKQNEAFPGPKLEVSGQLGSLHLLLTPCQLQQLQELLSAINLADPGGLTDKLNKSRPLGAEDLWLIEQDLNQQLQAGAVAESLSLHPVNNPLSLDSTDLFFSMAGLTSSVTSAVSELSMYSVDLGSSVHSNMAFHQPSTPAHSGGKPTPTPTLLADTMRPDSLLKMTLGGVTLTLLQTAAPSSGPPDLNTHFFAEFDAAKDGPFGSRDFHHLRPRFQRACPCSHIRLTGTAVQLSWELRAGSHGRRTSSTDVHFGQLEVLECLWPRATSEPEYTEILSFPSQLDSRASSRPCAHLRHTQTLRRVLKSRSRRSVACHCHSELSLDLADFQADVELGSLDRLAALLRQTTTPPEPPAGLLTEPPQATEQQTVFRLSAPRATLRLRFPIPDLRPERDPWAGQSVRAEQLRLELSEPQFCSELNSGPGPPAPTRLELTCSDLQGIYEDGEKPPVPCLRVSKALDPRSTGAKYFLPQVVVTLNPQTSGIHWETASEKGRDLELSTESPCELRQPEPSPFSSKRTMYETEEMVIPGDPEEMRTFQSRTLAMSRCTLDVIMPCAHIFLPSKEVYESIYNRINNDLLMWEPADLLPTAATAARPPGSVGFKMCKSAFKLDSDSDEEDTQFFSMASGAPQTPAPESSHRQAQSTFSTLVTVLKGRITALCDAKDETGKRLDVTHGELVLDVEQGTIFSVTQYRGQPGLGYFCLEAEKATLYHRAAIEDYLLPTHLEVPSFTPPAQLAPTIYPSEEGVTERGALGRKGQGPPMLSAAVRIHLDPHKNVKEFLVTIRLHKATLRHYMAPPEQSWHSQLLDFLDVLDDPVLGYMPPTVITVLHTHLFSCAVDYRPLYLPVRVLITAETFTLSSNIVMDTSTFLLRFILDDSALYLSDKCEVETLDLRRDYVCVLDIDLLELVIKTWKGSTEGRLSQPLFELRCSNNVVHVHSCADSCALLVNLLQYVTSSGDLHPPPRPPSPTEIAGQKVQLSESPASLPSCPPVETALINQRDLTDALLDTERRSLQELAQSSGGPLPQASPVSVYLFPGERSGAQAPSSPPGGTSQTVESCYKTKEHDREEEGDGDTLDSDEFCILDAPGLGIAPRDGEPIVTQLHPGPIVVQDGHFSQPLGSTDLLRAPAHFPVPSSRVVLREVSFIWHLYGGRDFGLHPAYRARVGFTGPRVSPSRSSGPNRPQNSWRTQGGVGRQHQVLMEIQLSKVSFQHEVYPEEPAPGGNPGQELEERPLSRQVLIVQELEIRDRLATSKINKFLHLHTSERLPRRTHSNMLTIKALHVAPTSSLGGPECCLRVSMMPLRLNVDQDALFFLKDFFTSLAAGINPMVPGDTSAEAHRETHSRPSSPQEGQSEGTETTSSPQEAPGSGHSSSDPQPIYFREFRFTSEVPICLDYHGKHVTVDQVGTFTGLLIGLAQLNCSELKLKRLCCRHG from the exons ATGTCACGATGGCTGTGGCCATGGTCGAACTGTGTGAAAGAGCGTGTCTGCCGCTACCTGCTACAGCACTACTTGGGTCACTTCTTTCAGGAGCACCTCAGCCTAGACCAGCTCAGCCTGGATCTCTACAAGGGCAGCGTTGCCCTGCGGGATATTCACCTGGAGACCTGG TCTGTTAACGAGGTTCTGAGATCGATGGAGTCGCCGCTGGAACTGGTGGAAGGTTTCGTGAGTTCCATTGAGGTGGCTGTCCCTTGGTCTGCACTCCTCACTGACcactgcactgtgtgtgtgtcaggccTCCAGCTTATCTTGCAACCCCGCCAGGGACCAG GACCAGGGACTGCAGACTCTCAGACCTGGGCCTCCTGCATGACCACAAGCCTGCAGTTGGCCCAGGAATGCCTGCGTGAAGGGCTGCCTGAACCCTCAGAACCACCACAGCCCCTGGAGGGACTGGAAATGTTTGCACAGACCATTGAGACTG TGCTTCGGAGGATCAAGGTGACCTTTCTGGACACTGTGGTGAGGGTGGAGCATTCAGTGGGCGATGTGGAGCGTGGCGTGGCTGTGGAGGTCCGGGTGCAGAG ACTGGAGTACTGTGATGAGGCAGTGCGGGACCCGAGCCAGGCTCTCCCTGTGGACGTGCACCAGCCTCCTGCCTTCCTGCACAAGCTCCTGCAGCTGACAGGGGTCCGCCTGCACTTTGAGGAGCTGCCCTCCCAGCTGGACCCGCCAAAGCCCCCTTTGCAGATTGGTAGCTGCACAGGGTATATGGAGCTGATAGTGAAGCTGAAGCAGAACGAGGCCTTCCCAGGCCCCAAG ttggagGTATCAGGACAGCTGGGCTCCCTGCACCTGCTATTGACCCCATGCCAGCTCCAGCAGCTTCAAGAACTGCTCAGTGCCATCAACCTTGCAG ACCCAGGAGGCCTGACTGACAAGCTAAACAAGAGCCGCCCACTGGGTGCTGAAGACCTGTGGCTCATTGAGCAGGATCTGAACCAGCAGCTGCAGGCGGGCGCTGTGGCGGAGTCCCTCAGCCTACACCCCGTCAACAACCCCCTGAGTTTGGACAGCACTG ACCTCTTCTTCTCCATGGCTGGCCTCACGAGCAGTGTGACTTCGGCTGTCTCTGAGCTCTCCATGTACAGCGTAGACCTGGGCTCCTCTGTTCACAGTAACATGGCCTTCCACCAGCCCTCTACCCCAGCCCACTCAGGTG GCAAGCCAACCCCGACTCCAACTCTTCTTGCGGACACCATGCGCCCTGACTCGCTGCTGAAGATGACCCTGGGAGGCGTGACCCTGACCTTGCTTCAGACAGCCGCCCCGTCTTCAGGACCACCGGACCTCAACACTCACTTTTTTGCTGAGTTTGATGCTGCCAAAGATGGCCCCTTCGGCTCCCGAGACTTCCACCACCTCCGGCCACGCTTCCAAAGGGCCTGCCCTTGCAGTCACATCCG ACTAACAGGCACAGCTGTGCAGCTGtcctgggagctgcgggctggcagCCATGGTCGGAGGACAAGCAGCACTGATGTGCACTTTGGGCAGCTGGAGGTGCTAGAGTGCCTGTGGCCCAGAGCCACCTCAGAGCCAGAGTACACAGAG ATCCTGAGCTTCCCCAGTCAGTTGGACTCCCGAGCCTCCTCTCGACCCTGTGCCCACCTGCGTCACACACAGACCCTGCGCCGGGTGCTCAAG AGCCGGTCCCGGCGTTCTGTTGCCTGCCATTGCCACTCAGAGCTGTCACTGGACCTAGCCGACTTCCAAGCTGATGTGGAGCTGGGGTCCCTGGACCGACTTGCTGCCTTGCTAcgtcaaaccaccacaccccctGAGCCACCCGCTGGCCTACTA ACAGAGCCCCCACAGGCCACTGAGCAGCAGACAGTGTTTCGACTCTCTGCACCCCGGGCCACCCTGAGGCTACGCTTCCCCATCCCAGACCTACGGCCTGAGCGGGATCCCTGGGCCGGCCAGTCCGTGCGGGCTGAGCAGTTGCGATTGGAGCTGAGTGAGCCCCAGTTCTGCTCAGAACTCAACAGTGGGCCTGGCCCCCCAGCTCCCACCCGCCTGGAACTGACCTGCTCAGACCTGCAAG GAATCTACGAAGATGGAGAAAAGCCACCTGTCCCCTGCCTGCGAGTCTCCAAAGCTCTGGACCCCAGGAGTACTGGAGCCAAGTACTTCTTACCTCA GGTAGTGGTGACCCTGAACCCCCAGACCAGTGGCATACACTGGGAGACAGCCTCTGAGAAAGGCCGGGACCTAGAGCTGTCAACCGAGAGTCCGTGTGAGCTCCGGCAGCCTGAGCCCTCGCCCTTCTCCTCCAAGAGGACCATGTACGAAACCGAGGAG ATGGTGATCCCTGGAGATCCCGAGGAGATGAGGACATTCCAGAGCCGGACGTTGGCTATGTCTCGCTGTACCCTGGATGTGATCATGCCCTGTGCCCACATCTTCCTGCCCAGCAAGGAGGTCTACGAAAGCATCTACAACAG GATCAACAATGACCTGCTCATGTGGGAGCCTGCAGACCTGCTGCCCACGGCCGCCACTGCTGCTCGGCCACCTGGCTCGGTGGGCTTCAAGATGTGCAAGTCGGCCTTCAAGCTGG ACTCAGACTCGGATGAAGAGGACACCCAGTTCTTCTCGATGGCATCAGGTGCCCCCCAGACTCCTGCCCCCGAGTCTTCCCATCGTCAGGCCCAGAGTACCTTCTCCACACTGGTGACAGTGCTGAAGGGCCGGATCACTGCACTCTGTGACGCTAAG GACGAGACGGGGAAGCGGCTGGATGTCACTCACGGGGAACTGGTGCTAGACGTGGAGCAGGGCACCATCTTCAGTGTCACCCAGTACCGTGGCCAACCAGGGCTTGGCTACTTCTGCCTGGAAGCTGAAAAGGCAACGCTCTACCATCGAG CGGCCATTGAGGACTACCTGCTGCCCACTCACCTGGAAGTCCCCAGCTTTACTCCTCCGGCTCAGCTGGCTCCCACCATCTACCCATCAGAGGAAGGGGTGACTGAGCGGGGAGCCTTGGGCCGCAAGGGTCAGGGCCCCCCCATGCTGTCTGCAGCTGTCCGAATCCACCTGGACCCCCACAAGAACGTCAAG GAGTTTTTGGTGACAATAAGGCTGCACAAAGCCACTCTGCGCCACTACATGGCTCCACCTGAGCAGAGCTGGCACTCCCAG CTGTTGGACTTCTTGGATGTACTGGATGATCCTGTGCTGGGCTACATGCCCCCAACGGTCATCACTGTTCTGCACACACACCTATTCTCCTGTGCTGTGGACTACAG GCCTCTCTACCTCCCTGTGCGAGTCCTCATCACCGCTGAGACCTTCACCCTCTCCAGCAACATTGTCATGGACACCTCTACCTTCCTGCTCAG GTTCATCCTTGACGACTCCGCTTTGTACCTATCCGACAAGTGTGAGGTGGAGACCCTGGATCTGCGGCGAG ATTACGTCTGTGTCCTGGATATTGACCTCCTAGAGCTTGTAATCAAGACCTGGAAGGGGAGCACCGAGGGCAGGCTG AGCCAGCCACTGTTTGAGCTGCGCTGCTCCAACAATGTGGTGCACGTGCACAGCTGTGCCGACTCCTGTGCCCTGCTGGTCAACCTGCTCCAGTACGTAACCAGCTCCGGTGACCTGCACCCCCCACCCCGGCCCCCCAGCCCCACGGAGATCGCCGGCCAGAAGGTACAG CTCTCAGAGAGCCCTGCCTCCCTGCCCTCGTGCCCTCCCGTGGAGACAGCCCTCATCAACCAGCGAGACCTGACTGATGCCCTTCTGGATACTGAGCGACGCAGCCTGCAGGAGCTGGCCCAGTCATCAG GTGGCCCCCTTCCTCAGGCCTCTCCTGTCTCCGTCTATCTGTTCCCCGGTGAACGGAGTGGGGCCCAGGCCCCTTCGTCTCCTCCTGGGGGCACTTCTCAGACTGTGGAGTCCTGTTATAAGACAAAGGAGCAtgacagagaagaggaaggggatggGGACACCCTGGACAGTGATGAGTTCTGCATCCTTGACGCCCCTGGCCTTGGCATCGCG CCCCGAGATGGAGAGCCCATTGTGACGCAGCTGCACCCGGGCCCCATCGTTGTGCAGGATGGACACTTTTCCCAGCCACTAGGAAGCACGGACCTCCTGCGGGCACCTGCCCACTTTCCAGTGCCTAGCAGCCGTGTGGTCCTCCGGGAGGTCTCCTTCATCTGGCACCTCTATGGGGGTAGAGACTTTGGCCTTCACCCCGCTTACAG AGCAAGAGTTGGCTTCACAGGCCCCAGGGTCTCTCCTTCCCGCTCCTCTGGTCCCAACCGGCCCCAGAACTCCTGGCGGACCCAAGGTGGTGTCGGACGGCAGCATCAGGTCCTCATGGAGATTCAGCTCAGCAAA GTGAGCTTCCAACATGAAGTATACCCAGAAGAGCCAGCCCCAGGGGGGAACCCTGGCCAGGAGCTGGAAGAGCGGCCATTGTCCCGCCAGGTGCTCATTGTTCAAGAGCTGGAGATCAGAGACCGACTGGCCACCTCTAAGATCAACAAGTTCCTTCATTTGCACACGAGTGAACGGCTGCCTAGGCGCACACATTCTAACATG CTTACCATCAAGGCACTGCATGTGGCTCCCACCAGCAGCCTGGGAGGGCCAGAGTGTTGTCTTCGGGTCTCCATGATGCCTCTAAGGCTCAATGTAGACCAG GATGCCCTCTTCTTCCTCAAGGACTTTTTCACCAGTCTAGCAGCTGGCATCAACCCCATGGTCCCAGGGGACACTTCAGCTGAGG CTCACCGAGAAACCCACAGCCGGCCCAGCAGCCCCCAGGAAGGACAGTCTGAGGGCACAGAGACAACAAGCAGCCCCCAGGAGGCTCCAGGCAGTGGCCACAGCTCCTCTGACCCACAACCCATCTACTTCAG gGAGTTCCGCTTCACATCCGAGGTGCCCATCTGCCTGGATTACCACGGCAAGCATGTCACCGTGGACCAAGTG GGCACTTTCACAGGGCTCCTCATCGGCCTGGCCCAGCTCAACTGCTCCGAGCTGAAGCTCAAGCGGCTCTGCTGCCGGCATGGGTGA